The following are from one region of the Verrucomicrobiaceae bacterium genome:
- the queA gene encoding tRNA preQ1(34) S-adenosylmethionine ribosyltransferase-isomerase QueA, whose product MLTADFDYDLPPALIASEPLADRSASRMLVLHRDSGVMEHRSFSDFAQFLRPGDLCVLNDTRVVPARFFTAKGHEILRLKALCSTRWQCMVRPGKKFRLGHTCQIGPATGRVVDVLPENGDRIIEWDQIVDEAAHGHLALPHYMGRDDRPADRERYQTVFSHHDGSIAAPTAGLHFTPEILASVPHAFVTLHVGVGTFQPVKAEKVTDHVMHREEYEISAAAAARIQSAQRVLCVGTTSLRTLESVARGHSGQIVPTRGSTDIFIYPGFQFRAAGALLTNFHLPKSSLMMLVSAFASRELIRAAYEEAIREKYRFFSYGDCMLIL is encoded by the coding sequence ATGCTCACCGCCGACTTTGACTACGATCTCCCACCCGCGCTCATCGCCAGTGAGCCGCTAGCGGATCGCTCGGCCTCACGCATGCTCGTGCTCCACCGCGACAGCGGGGTGATGGAGCACCGCAGCTTCAGTGACTTCGCTCAATTCCTCCGTCCTGGCGATCTCTGCGTGCTCAATGACACTCGTGTCGTCCCCGCCCGCTTTTTTACCGCAAAGGGGCATGAAATCCTGCGGCTCAAAGCGCTCTGCTCCACCCGCTGGCAGTGCATGGTGCGTCCAGGTAAAAAATTCCGCCTCGGGCACACCTGCCAGATCGGGCCCGCCACCGGTCGCGTCGTCGATGTTTTGCCAGAAAACGGCGACCGCATCATCGAGTGGGATCAGATCGTCGATGAGGCCGCACATGGCCACCTAGCGCTCCCACACTACATGGGCCGTGATGACCGGCCCGCAGACCGAGAGCGCTACCAGACAGTCTTTTCTCATCATGACGGCTCCATCGCTGCGCCCACCGCCGGCCTTCACTTCACGCCAGAGATCCTCGCCTCTGTGCCGCATGCCTTCGTCACACTGCATGTCGGAGTGGGCACCTTTCAGCCAGTGAAGGCGGAAAAAGTCACCGATCACGTCATGCACCGTGAGGAGTACGAAATCAGCGCCGCAGCAGCAGCTCGCATCCAGTCCGCGCAGCGTGTCCTCTGTGTTGGCACCACCTCGCTGCGCACGCTGGAGTCCGTCGCTCGTGGTCATAGCGGCCAGATTGTGCCTACACGCGGCAGCACAGACATTTTCATTTACCCAGGCTTCCAATTCCGCGCCGCAGGGGCACTCCTCACGAACTTTCACCTGCCAAAATCCAGTCTCATGATGCTGGTCAGCGCCTTCGCCAGCCGCGAGCTCATCCGCGCAGCTTACGAAGAGGCCATTCGCGAAAAATACCGCTTCTTCAGCTATGGTGACTGCATGCTGATCCTGTGA